In Heteronotia binoei isolate CCM8104 ecotype False Entrance Well chromosome 4, APGP_CSIRO_Hbin_v1, whole genome shotgun sequence, a genomic segment contains:
- the TTC39B gene encoding tetratricopeptide repeat protein 39B isoform X3 has protein sequence MASVKHGTEGTSGGGGGGEEESFEDAFENIPVATKMDLKCALEECTMALNLFLNNKFSEALELLRPWSKDSMYHALGYSTILVMQAAMTFEQQDIQIGLATMKEALQTCQKFRKRNTVVESLSSLVSKQSVEQLSDEEMHAEICYAECLLQKAALTFVQDENMINFIKGGLKIRTSYQIYKECHQVLQMTQDSKSTNETYYQFEGGVQLGIGAFNLMLSLLPGRILRLLEFIGFSGNRELGLQQLREGASGASLRAILCSFTLLLYHTYVSLILGTGESNLLEAEALLQPYLKKFPKGALILFYDARIDILKGNFEKAQVTFQECIAAQQEWKQIHHLCYWELMWCYSFQQNWLQAYQYADLLCKESRWSKAIYMFQKAAILCMLPEDDVKTTGEDIVALFRQVEGLKQRIAGKSIPTEKFAVRKARRYAGSQPVKLVVPALEMMYVWNGFSIVGKRIDLTENLLVTIEKEETALKNEPNHNEYYMDDICLLQLLKGLCLKHLGRLLQSELCFNQVIQSEKQLKYDNYLVPYTMYELGLLYKEQDEREKAIRFIEAAKNNYKDYSMESRLHFRIHAALNSLKVTPAPTP, from the exons AGCCACCAAGATGGATCTCAAGTGTGCTTTGGAGGAGTGTACAATGGCATTAAATTTATTTCTAAACAACAAATTCTCAGAAGCTCTAGAATTACTTCGTCCATG GTCGAAAGACAGTATGTACCATGCTCTAGGATACAGCACTATTTTAGTTATGCAGGCTGCTATGACCTTTGAACAGCAGGATATCCAAATAGGACTTGCTACAATGAAAGAAGCTTTACAAACCTGCCAAAA ATTCAGGAAAAGAAACACAGTGGTGGAATCACTGTCCAGTTTAGTTTCAAAGCAGTCCGTAGAGCAACTGAGCGACG AGGAAATGCATGCAGAGATCTGCTATGCTGAATGTCTACTACAGAAAGCAGCTCTGACATTTGTACAG GATGAAAATATGATCAACTTCATAAAGGGTGGCCTCAAAATTAGAACAAGTTATCAAATATACAA AGAATGTCATCAAGTTCTACAGATGACCCAGGATAGCAAAAGCACAAATGAAACCTACTACCAGTTTGAAGGGGGTGTACAACTAGGGATAGGAGCATTCAATTTG ATGTTGTCTCTTTTACCAGGAAGAATCCTCCGACTTCTAGAATTTATTGGATTTTCAGGCAATAGg GAGCTGGGTCTCCAACAATTACGAGAAGGAGCTTCTGGTGCCAGTCTGCGGGCCATACTGTGTAGTTTCACTCTGCTGTTATACCACACCTACGTTTCATTAATCCTGG GAACAGGGGAATCCAACCTCTTAGAAGCAGAAGCCCTCCTTCAGCCTTATCTCAAGAAGTTTCCAAAA GGTGCACTCATTCTATTTTATGATGCCAGAATAGATATCTTAAAAGGCAATTTTGAAAAG GCTCAGGTGACATTCCAGGAATGTATTGCAGCCCAGCAAGAGTGGAAACAGATACATCACCTCTGCTACTGGGAACTGATGTGGTGCTATTCCTTCCAGCAGAACTGGCTTCAAGCATATCAGTATGCAGATCTGCTTTGCAAAGAAAGCAGGTGGTCAAAG GCAATTTACATGTTCCagaaagctgccattttgtgtatGCTTCCAGAAGATGATGTGAAAACAACAGGAGAAGATATTGTAGCTTTGTTCAG ACAAGTAGAAGGCCTGAAACAAAGAATTGCAGGAAAATCTATACCAACAGAGAAGTTTGCTGTGAGGAAAGCTCGACGCTATGCAGGGTCTCAACCTGTGAAGCTAGTAGTACCTGCTCTG GAAATGATGTATGTCTGGAATGGTTTTTCGATTGTTGGCAAGAGAATTGACCTTACTGAAAATTTGCTGGTAACAATTGAAAAAGAAGAAACTGCTTTAAAAAATGAACCTA atcaCAATGAATACTACATGGATGACATCTGCCTATTGCAGCTGCTGAAAGGTCTGTGTTTGAAACATTTAGGAAGACTTCTGCAATCAGAACTTTGCTTCAATCAAGTTATTCAGAG TGAGAAGCAACTGAAATATGATAATTATCTAGTACCATACACAATGTATGAACTGGGCCTTCTGTACAAAGAACAGGATGAAAGAGAAAAAGCAATACGTTTTATAGAAGCTGCAAA AAATAACTATAAGGATTATTCCATGGAATCCAGATTACACTTCCGAATCCATGCAGCACTTAATAGCCTGAAAGTGACTCCTGCTCCAACACCTTGA
- the TTC39B gene encoding tetratricopeptide repeat protein 39B isoform X1, with amino-acid sequence MASVKHGTEGTSGGGGGGEEESFEDAFENIPVATKMDLKCALEECTMALNLFLNNKFSEALELLRPWSKDSMYHALGYSTILVMQAAMTFEQQDIQIGLATMKEALQTCQKFRKRNTVVESLSSLVSKQSVEQLSDEEMHAEICYAECLLQKAALTFVQDENMINFIKGGLKIRTSYQIYKACLSLQRGCIGAAPLQSSKEDCRGIRECHQVLQMTQDSKSTNETYYQFEGGVQLGIGAFNLMLSLLPGRILRLLEFIGFSGNRELGLQQLREGASGASLRAILCSFTLLLYHTYVSLILGTGESNLLEAEALLQPYLKKFPKGALILFYDARIDILKGNFEKAQVTFQECIAAQQEWKQIHHLCYWELMWCYSFQQNWLQAYQYADLLCKESRWSKAIYMFQKAAILCMLPEDDVKTTGEDIVALFRQVEGLKQRIAGKSIPTEKFAVRKARRYAGSQPVKLVVPALEMMYVWNGFSIVGKRIDLTENLLVTIEKEETALKNEPNHNEYYMDDICLLQLLKGLCLKHLGRLLQSELCFNQVIQSEKQLKYDNYLVPYTMYELGLLYKEQDEREKAIRFIEAAKNNYKDYSMESRLHFRIHAALNSLKVTPAPTP; translated from the exons AGCCACCAAGATGGATCTCAAGTGTGCTTTGGAGGAGTGTACAATGGCATTAAATTTATTTCTAAACAACAAATTCTCAGAAGCTCTAGAATTACTTCGTCCATG GTCGAAAGACAGTATGTACCATGCTCTAGGATACAGCACTATTTTAGTTATGCAGGCTGCTATGACCTTTGAACAGCAGGATATCCAAATAGGACTTGCTACAATGAAAGAAGCTTTACAAACCTGCCAAAA ATTCAGGAAAAGAAACACAGTGGTGGAATCACTGTCCAGTTTAGTTTCAAAGCAGTCCGTAGAGCAACTGAGCGACG AGGAAATGCATGCAGAGATCTGCTATGCTGAATGTCTACTACAGAAAGCAGCTCTGACATTTGTACAG GATGAAAATATGATCAACTTCATAAAGGGTGGCCTCAAAATTAGAACAAGTTATCAAATATACAA GGCTTGCTTGTCGCTACAACGTGGATGTATTGGAGCTGCTCCTCTCCAAAGTtcaaaggaagactgcagaggaataAG AGAATGTCATCAAGTTCTACAGATGACCCAGGATAGCAAAAGCACAAATGAAACCTACTACCAGTTTGAAGGGGGTGTACAACTAGGGATAGGAGCATTCAATTTG ATGTTGTCTCTTTTACCAGGAAGAATCCTCCGACTTCTAGAATTTATTGGATTTTCAGGCAATAGg GAGCTGGGTCTCCAACAATTACGAGAAGGAGCTTCTGGTGCCAGTCTGCGGGCCATACTGTGTAGTTTCACTCTGCTGTTATACCACACCTACGTTTCATTAATCCTGG GAACAGGGGAATCCAACCTCTTAGAAGCAGAAGCCCTCCTTCAGCCTTATCTCAAGAAGTTTCCAAAA GGTGCACTCATTCTATTTTATGATGCCAGAATAGATATCTTAAAAGGCAATTTTGAAAAG GCTCAGGTGACATTCCAGGAATGTATTGCAGCCCAGCAAGAGTGGAAACAGATACATCACCTCTGCTACTGGGAACTGATGTGGTGCTATTCCTTCCAGCAGAACTGGCTTCAAGCATATCAGTATGCAGATCTGCTTTGCAAAGAAAGCAGGTGGTCAAAG GCAATTTACATGTTCCagaaagctgccattttgtgtatGCTTCCAGAAGATGATGTGAAAACAACAGGAGAAGATATTGTAGCTTTGTTCAG ACAAGTAGAAGGCCTGAAACAAAGAATTGCAGGAAAATCTATACCAACAGAGAAGTTTGCTGTGAGGAAAGCTCGACGCTATGCAGGGTCTCAACCTGTGAAGCTAGTAGTACCTGCTCTG GAAATGATGTATGTCTGGAATGGTTTTTCGATTGTTGGCAAGAGAATTGACCTTACTGAAAATTTGCTGGTAACAATTGAAAAAGAAGAAACTGCTTTAAAAAATGAACCTA atcaCAATGAATACTACATGGATGACATCTGCCTATTGCAGCTGCTGAAAGGTCTGTGTTTGAAACATTTAGGAAGACTTCTGCAATCAGAACTTTGCTTCAATCAAGTTATTCAGAG TGAGAAGCAACTGAAATATGATAATTATCTAGTACCATACACAATGTATGAACTGGGCCTTCTGTACAAAGAACAGGATGAAAGAGAAAAAGCAATACGTTTTATAGAAGCTGCAAA AAATAACTATAAGGATTATTCCATGGAATCCAGATTACACTTCCGAATCCATGCAGCACTTAATAGCCTGAAAGTGACTCCTGCTCCAACACCTTGA
- the TTC39B gene encoding tetratricopeptide repeat protein 39B isoform X4, which yields MDLKCALEECTMALNLFLNNKFSEALELLRPWSKDSMYHALGYSTILVMQAAMTFEQQDIQIGLATMKEALQTCQKFRKRNTVVESLSSLVSKQSVEQLSDEEMHAEICYAECLLQKAALTFVQDENMINFIKGGLKIRTSYQIYKACLSLQRGCIGAAPLQSSKEDCRGIRECHQVLQMTQDSKSTNETYYQFEGGVQLGIGAFNLMLSLLPGRILRLLEFIGFSGNRELGLQQLREGASGASLRAILCSFTLLLYHTYVSLILGTGESNLLEAEALLQPYLKKFPKGALILFYDARIDILKGNFEKAQVTFQECIAAQQEWKQIHHLCYWELMWCYSFQQNWLQAYQYADLLCKESRWSKAIYMFQKAAILCMLPEDDVKTTGEDIVALFRQVEGLKQRIAGKSIPTEKFAVRKARRYAGSQPVKLVVPALEMMYVWNGFSIVGKRIDLTENLLVTIEKEETALKNEPNHNEYYMDDICLLQLLKGLCLKHLGRLLQSELCFNQVIQSEKQLKYDNYLVPYTMYELGLLYKEQDEREKAIRFIEAAKNNYKDYSMESRLHFRIHAALNSLKVTPAPTP from the exons ATGGATCTCAAGTGTGCTTTGGAGGAGTGTACAATGGCATTAAATTTATTTCTAAACAACAAATTCTCAGAAGCTCTAGAATTACTTCGTCCATG GTCGAAAGACAGTATGTACCATGCTCTAGGATACAGCACTATTTTAGTTATGCAGGCTGCTATGACCTTTGAACAGCAGGATATCCAAATAGGACTTGCTACAATGAAAGAAGCTTTACAAACCTGCCAAAA ATTCAGGAAAAGAAACACAGTGGTGGAATCACTGTCCAGTTTAGTTTCAAAGCAGTCCGTAGAGCAACTGAGCGACG AGGAAATGCATGCAGAGATCTGCTATGCTGAATGTCTACTACAGAAAGCAGCTCTGACATTTGTACAG GATGAAAATATGATCAACTTCATAAAGGGTGGCCTCAAAATTAGAACAAGTTATCAAATATACAA GGCTTGCTTGTCGCTACAACGTGGATGTATTGGAGCTGCTCCTCTCCAAAGTtcaaaggaagactgcagaggaataAG AGAATGTCATCAAGTTCTACAGATGACCCAGGATAGCAAAAGCACAAATGAAACCTACTACCAGTTTGAAGGGGGTGTACAACTAGGGATAGGAGCATTCAATTTG ATGTTGTCTCTTTTACCAGGAAGAATCCTCCGACTTCTAGAATTTATTGGATTTTCAGGCAATAGg GAGCTGGGTCTCCAACAATTACGAGAAGGAGCTTCTGGTGCCAGTCTGCGGGCCATACTGTGTAGTTTCACTCTGCTGTTATACCACACCTACGTTTCATTAATCCTGG GAACAGGGGAATCCAACCTCTTAGAAGCAGAAGCCCTCCTTCAGCCTTATCTCAAGAAGTTTCCAAAA GGTGCACTCATTCTATTTTATGATGCCAGAATAGATATCTTAAAAGGCAATTTTGAAAAG GCTCAGGTGACATTCCAGGAATGTATTGCAGCCCAGCAAGAGTGGAAACAGATACATCACCTCTGCTACTGGGAACTGATGTGGTGCTATTCCTTCCAGCAGAACTGGCTTCAAGCATATCAGTATGCAGATCTGCTTTGCAAAGAAAGCAGGTGGTCAAAG GCAATTTACATGTTCCagaaagctgccattttgtgtatGCTTCCAGAAGATGATGTGAAAACAACAGGAGAAGATATTGTAGCTTTGTTCAG ACAAGTAGAAGGCCTGAAACAAAGAATTGCAGGAAAATCTATACCAACAGAGAAGTTTGCTGTGAGGAAAGCTCGACGCTATGCAGGGTCTCAACCTGTGAAGCTAGTAGTACCTGCTCTG GAAATGATGTATGTCTGGAATGGTTTTTCGATTGTTGGCAAGAGAATTGACCTTACTGAAAATTTGCTGGTAACAATTGAAAAAGAAGAAACTGCTTTAAAAAATGAACCTA atcaCAATGAATACTACATGGATGACATCTGCCTATTGCAGCTGCTGAAAGGTCTGTGTTTGAAACATTTAGGAAGACTTCTGCAATCAGAACTTTGCTTCAATCAAGTTATTCAGAG TGAGAAGCAACTGAAATATGATAATTATCTAGTACCATACACAATGTATGAACTGGGCCTTCTGTACAAAGAACAGGATGAAAGAGAAAAAGCAATACGTTTTATAGAAGCTGCAAA AAATAACTATAAGGATTATTCCATGGAATCCAGATTACACTTCCGAATCCATGCAGCACTTAATAGCCTGAAAGTGACTCCTGCTCCAACACCTTGA
- the TTC39B gene encoding tetratricopeptide repeat protein 39B isoform X2 produces MASVKHGTEGTSGGGGGGEESFEDAFENIPVATKMDLKCALEECTMALNLFLNNKFSEALELLRPWSKDSMYHALGYSTILVMQAAMTFEQQDIQIGLATMKEALQTCQKFRKRNTVVESLSSLVSKQSVEQLSDEEMHAEICYAECLLQKAALTFVQDENMINFIKGGLKIRTSYQIYKACLSLQRGCIGAAPLQSSKEDCRGIRECHQVLQMTQDSKSTNETYYQFEGGVQLGIGAFNLMLSLLPGRILRLLEFIGFSGNRELGLQQLREGASGASLRAILCSFTLLLYHTYVSLILGTGESNLLEAEALLQPYLKKFPKGALILFYDARIDILKGNFEKAQVTFQECIAAQQEWKQIHHLCYWELMWCYSFQQNWLQAYQYADLLCKESRWSKAIYMFQKAAILCMLPEDDVKTTGEDIVALFRQVEGLKQRIAGKSIPTEKFAVRKARRYAGSQPVKLVVPALEMMYVWNGFSIVGKRIDLTENLLVTIEKEETALKNEPNHNEYYMDDICLLQLLKGLCLKHLGRLLQSELCFNQVIQSEKQLKYDNYLVPYTMYELGLLYKEQDEREKAIRFIEAAKNNYKDYSMESRLHFRIHAALNSLKVTPAPTP; encoded by the exons AGCCACCAAGATGGATCTCAAGTGTGCTTTGGAGGAGTGTACAATGGCATTAAATTTATTTCTAAACAACAAATTCTCAGAAGCTCTAGAATTACTTCGTCCATG GTCGAAAGACAGTATGTACCATGCTCTAGGATACAGCACTATTTTAGTTATGCAGGCTGCTATGACCTTTGAACAGCAGGATATCCAAATAGGACTTGCTACAATGAAAGAAGCTTTACAAACCTGCCAAAA ATTCAGGAAAAGAAACACAGTGGTGGAATCACTGTCCAGTTTAGTTTCAAAGCAGTCCGTAGAGCAACTGAGCGACG AGGAAATGCATGCAGAGATCTGCTATGCTGAATGTCTACTACAGAAAGCAGCTCTGACATTTGTACAG GATGAAAATATGATCAACTTCATAAAGGGTGGCCTCAAAATTAGAACAAGTTATCAAATATACAA GGCTTGCTTGTCGCTACAACGTGGATGTATTGGAGCTGCTCCTCTCCAAAGTtcaaaggaagactgcagaggaataAG AGAATGTCATCAAGTTCTACAGATGACCCAGGATAGCAAAAGCACAAATGAAACCTACTACCAGTTTGAAGGGGGTGTACAACTAGGGATAGGAGCATTCAATTTG ATGTTGTCTCTTTTACCAGGAAGAATCCTCCGACTTCTAGAATTTATTGGATTTTCAGGCAATAGg GAGCTGGGTCTCCAACAATTACGAGAAGGAGCTTCTGGTGCCAGTCTGCGGGCCATACTGTGTAGTTTCACTCTGCTGTTATACCACACCTACGTTTCATTAATCCTGG GAACAGGGGAATCCAACCTCTTAGAAGCAGAAGCCCTCCTTCAGCCTTATCTCAAGAAGTTTCCAAAA GGTGCACTCATTCTATTTTATGATGCCAGAATAGATATCTTAAAAGGCAATTTTGAAAAG GCTCAGGTGACATTCCAGGAATGTATTGCAGCCCAGCAAGAGTGGAAACAGATACATCACCTCTGCTACTGGGAACTGATGTGGTGCTATTCCTTCCAGCAGAACTGGCTTCAAGCATATCAGTATGCAGATCTGCTTTGCAAAGAAAGCAGGTGGTCAAAG GCAATTTACATGTTCCagaaagctgccattttgtgtatGCTTCCAGAAGATGATGTGAAAACAACAGGAGAAGATATTGTAGCTTTGTTCAG ACAAGTAGAAGGCCTGAAACAAAGAATTGCAGGAAAATCTATACCAACAGAGAAGTTTGCTGTGAGGAAAGCTCGACGCTATGCAGGGTCTCAACCTGTGAAGCTAGTAGTACCTGCTCTG GAAATGATGTATGTCTGGAATGGTTTTTCGATTGTTGGCAAGAGAATTGACCTTACTGAAAATTTGCTGGTAACAATTGAAAAAGAAGAAACTGCTTTAAAAAATGAACCTA atcaCAATGAATACTACATGGATGACATCTGCCTATTGCAGCTGCTGAAAGGTCTGTGTTTGAAACATTTAGGAAGACTTCTGCAATCAGAACTTTGCTTCAATCAAGTTATTCAGAG TGAGAAGCAACTGAAATATGATAATTATCTAGTACCATACACAATGTATGAACTGGGCCTTCTGTACAAAGAACAGGATGAAAGAGAAAAAGCAATACGTTTTATAGAAGCTGCAAA AAATAACTATAAGGATTATTCCATGGAATCCAGATTACACTTCCGAATCCATGCAGCACTTAATAGCCTGAAAGTGACTCCTGCTCCAACACCTTGA